Genomic segment of Danio aesculapii chromosome 25, fDanAes4.1, whole genome shotgun sequence:
catttaatactttacataaagtttttggtgatggcaggttaaagatgcctctcatatgaagaatgtagtcacatgaattgctcaggtgtgagtttttcacagacttcaacatagtgtaaaaatcttgatagttctgtgggtctcgtcgaTCAAATGTgatctttattttgcattttctattggattcaagtcaggtgattggctgacccattctacagcttgattttgttTCTCTAAAAGCATGTgcgagtttccttggctgtgttttggattattgtcttgctgaaatgtccacctttgtttcatcttcatcatcctaataatgtagatgttggactgaaatattaatttataatgacgaagggcagagggttgctgagtAACTATTGAGATATTTCAGCTAGTTCAATAGTTtctccctgcgtcatttcattttattacacgtaACTTCAttctgtaaactaattagatttgttttctttgcatatatggatttctttggttgttaccaacatctggggaaaattttaAGTCAATAGTACTTTTAGacatatgttttctgagaataaTTGTAAAGTGTTCAATACTCTTTTCCCTGCTGATTATCTCATCTTTTTACAAAATTACTATAAAAACAAAGAATGTCAATGTGTATTTGGCACCTTGATCACGACACAACACATCGGCAGCTCATGCAGTCCTGGCCACTCTCATCTGGTGGATTCAGCTTCCTCATTTTGTGTTGACGAATCTCTCGTACGAGTGTGTAAAATGCATCTTCCACACCCTGCACAAACGCAAACCACACTCACAATGAGAGTCGGCAATAATCAGTGCTGATGCTATCAAGAGGTTTGAAGAGCAGTGATTTGTCATAGCTGAAAAACAAATGTGACACAACTTTGATGATGACTAGATTTGAATAACATTACTGTGTATAGGACTACGTGTAAGATGAACCTAGTAATGACACATATCAAAGTGACAGTCATACTAGAGTAATATGAGGAAAAGATGTGTGGTCTTGGTCTTTTTCTTGCAGTTCTTGTCAGATGGGCATAATACAAAGCGGCAATGAGTCATCCCCTGCAGTGTTATACAACACACcctgcatgtgcatgtgtgtaggtGGCCATGAGGAGAATTACagcattaaatactgtaaatccaAAGAATATCCCAAAACTATAAAAAGTATCAAATCCTGAGTCATATTTACTGTCCTGAGAatgatattttacataaaagatgTTTACATATAATTCACAAGACAAAAACTTagctgaaattattaaaataactgtCTGCAAAAGTTTACATATCCTTACATACTATGATTTAATAGTGTTGTTCTGCATTGTGATGGTTTTTCATGAGTCTTATGTTTGTTCTGAACAGTTAAACTGACTGCTGTCCTGTAGATtcgggttttatttatttattttttggtatggTGCAGCAAAATTAGCAAgatgtttaattttttatcatttcatttccCCCTCTCTTTAACTCCTGCTTTCCAAATGCATACATAAAAACTCATAGACAATTTAGAGATGTATATTCAATGCCCATAACACTCACACACCTctcataatttttatatatatatatatatatatatatatatatatatatatatatatatatatatatatatatatatatatatatatatatatatatatatacatatatatatatatatatacatatatatatatatatatatatatatatatatatatatatacatatatacatatatacatatatacatacatatatatatatatatatatatatatatatatatatatatatatatatatatatatatatatatatatatatatatatatatacacacacacacatatatatatatatatatatatatatatatatatatatatatatatatatatatatatatatatatatatatatatatatatatatatatatatatatatatatatatatacatacatacatatatacatatatacatacatacatacatatatatatatacatatatatatacacacatatatatatatatatatatgtatatatatatatatatatatacacacacacacacacacacacacacacacacacatataaatatatatatatatatatatatatatatatatatatatatatatatatatatatatatatatatatatatatatatatatatatacatatatatatacacatatatatacacatatatatacatatatatatatatatatatatacatatatatatatacatatacatatacatatatatatatatatatatatacacatatatatatatatacatatatatatatatatacacatatatatacacatatatatatacatatatatatatatatatatatatacacacacacatatatatatatatatatatatatatatatatatatatatatatatatatatatatatatatatatatatatatatatatatatatatatatatatatacatatatatatatatatatatatatatatatacatatatatatatatatacacacacatatatatacacacacatatatatacacacacatatatatatacacacatatatatatatatatatatatatatatatatatatatatatacacatatatatatatacacacacacacacacacacacacacacacacacacacacatatacatatacacacacatatatatatatatatatatatatatatatatatatatacacacacatatatatatatatatatatatatatatacatatatacatatatacatatatacatatatatatatatatatatatatatatatatatatacatatacatatacatatatatatatatatatatatatatatatatatacatatacatatatatatatatatatatatatatatatatatatacatatatacacacatatatatatatatatatatatatatatatatatatatatacatatatacacatatatatacatatatacacatatatatatatatatatatatatatatatatatatatatatatatatatatatatacacacatatatatatatacatatatatatacacatatatatatatacatatatacacatatatatatatacatatatacacatatatatatacatatatatatatacatatatatacatatatatatacatatatatacatatatatatatatatatatatatatatatatatatatatatacacacacacacatatatatatacatatatatatatatatatatatatatatatatatatatatatatatatatatatatatatatatatatatatatgtatatatatatgtgtgtgtgtgtgtgtgtatatatacatatatatatatatatatatatatatatatatatatatatatatatatacacacacacacacacacatatatatatatatatatatatatatatatatatatatatatatatatacacacacatatatatatacacacatacatatatatatatatatatatatatatatatatatatatatatatatatatatatatatatatatacatatatatacacatacatatatatacatacatatacacatacatatatatacatacatatatatacatacatatatatacacatatatatatatatatatatacatatacatatacatatatatatatatatatatatatatatatatgtatatgtatatatatatatatatatatacatatacatatacatatacatatacatatatatatatatatatatacacacatttatatatatacatacatacatatatatatatatatatatatatatatatacacacatatatatacatatatacacacacatatatatatatatatatatatatatatatatacacatatatatatatatatatatatatatatatatatatatatatatatatatatatatatatatatacacacatatatatacacacatatatatatatatatatatacacacatatatatatatatatatatatatatatatatatatatatatatatatatatatatatgtacacacacacatacatatatatatatatatatatatatatatatatatatatatatatcattgttATCATTATCATAGTTGGTGAAAATATTTTCACTAATTTTTTTACCTTCAAAGTGCCAGTTGCTTAGGCTGTCAATGGAGGGATATTGTaactatattatttaatttaaataatatagttACAAGCATTACAATTACTGGtgtaacacataaaaaaaaaactgaaaaaatcttttaatttgaaacaaaaaaatctgttgtcGAGTATGTGGTACTCAATCAAGCAGGTACAGGTAACCCACTTGCTTATCAGAAACTTTCTGTGAATAAGAGTGGcttaaatattctttttaaaatatgtttttcaagAAAGGAAGTCTGGTTTGGAGTGACATCAGGGAGTAAATTAGGATGGAATGAGCTGTTTCTATACATCAAAAAATCTttacaagataaaataaaaaaggaaataaaacaaataataataataataataataataataataataacaacaatattaataaaagcaatcATAAAAATGTCACAGTAGTTCAATttatatttttggatattttaattatgtaactATACTGTTTCAAGACAGCTTGACACTAGCTAGTTTCGatgctaaaaataatattatattcgaTCTTTAAGAAATGACTTGACAAAAATTCTCACTTGTCTGGTTTTGGCTGAGGTTTCAATGAAAGGGATTCCataactatacatatatacacatatatatatatacatatatacacatatatatatatatatatatatatatatatatatatatatatatatatatatatatatatatatatatatatatatatatatatatatatatatatatatatatatatatatatatatatatatatacacacacatatatatatacacacatacatatatatacacacatacatatatatatatatatatatatatatatatatatatatatatgtatgtatatatatgtatgtgtatatatatatatatatatatatatatacatatatatacacatacatatatatacatacatatatatacatacatatatatacacatatatatatatatatatatacacacatatatatatatatatatacatatatacatatacatatatatatatatatatatatatatatatatatatatatacatatatatatatatatatatatacatacatatacatatatatatatatatatatatatatatatatatatatatatatatacacacatttatatatatacatacatatatatatatatatatatatatatatatatatatatatatatatatatatatatatatatatatatatatacacacacatatatatacatatatacacacatatatatatatatatatatatatatatatatatatatatatatatatacacacatatatatacacacatatatatatatatatatacacacacacatatatatatatatatatatatatatatatatatatatatatatatatatatatatatatatatatatatatatatatatatatatatatatatatatatatatatatatatatatatatatatatatgtacacacacacatacatatatatatatatatatatatatatcattgttATCATTATCATAGTTGGTGAAAATATTTTCACTAATTTTTTTACCTTCAAAGTGCCAGTTGCTTAGGCTGTCAATGGAGGGATATTGTaactatattatttaatttaaataatatagttACAAGCATTACAATTACTGGtgtaacacattaaaaaaaaactgaaaaaatcttttaatttgaaacaaaaaaatctgttgtcGAGTATGTGGTACTCAATCAAGCAGGTACAGGTAACCCACTTGCTTATCAGAAACTTTCTGTGAATAAGAGTGGcttaaatattctttttaaaatatgtttttcaagAAAGGAAGTCTGGTTTGGAGTGACATCAGGGAGTAAATCTGACCTAGTTTGGCAATGACACAACCCAACCAGAGTCCGTTCACATGTTGCGTCTAAAAGCAATGGAGGGGCAGAAACCTTccagattttaatttaaataatatagatACAAGCATCACAATTACTAGTGTTGAAGCAgtgtaacacatttttaaaaaaaaactatgaaaaagtcttttaatatgaaacaaaaaaatctgtagtCAAGTATGTGGTACTCTATCAAGCAAGTACAGGTAACCCACTAGCTTATCATAAACATTCTGTGAATAACAGTGGCttaaatattcttcaaaatatgtttttcaaGAAAGGAAGTCTGGTTTGGAGTGACATCAGGGAGTAAATTAGGATGGAATGAGCTGTTTCTATACATCAAAAAATCTttacaagataaaataaaaaaggaaataaaacaaataataataataataataataataataataataataacaacaatattaataaaagcaatcATAAAAATGTCACAGTAGTTCAATttatatttttggatattttaattatgtaactATACTGTTTCAAGACAGCTTGACACTAGCTAGTTTCGatgctaaaaataatattatattcgaTCTTTAAGAAATGACTTGACAAAAATTCTCACTTGTCTGGTTTTGGCTGAGGTTTCAATGAAAGGGATTCCATAACTGCGGGCGAGTTCTTGTGCTTGCCGTGTGTCTACAGTCCGAGCAGGAAGAtcacatttgttacccacaagCACCATGGGCACATCGTCAGAGTCTTTTACCCGTTTGATCTGTTCCCTGTGTGCGGAAGCAAAATGTCACGGTCAAATATAACAACACCTGTGGGTGCAACTAAAATGTGAAGAAACTTAGCTCCCTTTTTAGAGTATGTAATCCCACATTCACTCCAACAATATGGTGAACATCCAAAATTTAAATTTTCAATTGAAGGtgataaaattataaaatgcacACCGAATATAACAACCATCTGAGGCTGATTAATCGCCATGTTGTACTGAAGTCCATTTATTAAAAATCCATTATGTAGATCTTATTAACCACAACCAACAACGTTATTGATGATTTTTTCTCCTTCCTTTCTTGTCCTtgaaagctctctctctctctctcctgtagTATAATTGAGTTGAGATGGCTTCACTAGCACTGTCCTATAATACTACATCACTTTCACTGTATTTTCAAGAACAACCACTGAATATTTTGCAAAAGATCCTAAGACAAAATCCAATTTAAAGATCTGAATGGTGTAATATATGTTGCGGCATAGAACAAGCAGTTTGAACAGTTTGAAACAGAAACAACACAAACCTGAGGGTTGACATGCTGAGGGCTGACTGTCTCTACACTGGTCTCATTATAACTTTTTTTGTTCCTATTACCGTAATGAGAATAGGGCTGGGTGATGAACCAATAACCAACTATATTAATGAATCTTGAGAGGTTTTTTATTTCCTTTCATCAAACTTCAAAATGttcagtaacaacaacaaatgtaatCAACATGGTTAAATTTTAAATAAGTGATGCAATGCAATTTTATGAAGTGATTCAATTGTGCATGCGCTGGACGATACACCAAAAAAAtgatcatgtttcatatcattcggtatcaataaatattgaatattttttcctaatccatttaggaatattaagattttttatttattaatttttcctaCTTACTAAGgcaaattattttaatagtcaaaagaataaacaaaaatatcttgtccctaatttcttaaaaaataaaaaaacataagtgttaaagggactcttaaacttgatagatAAAATATTACACAGTGTGTGCAATGGAAAAATGTATATGCAGAACACTCAGAGCAAAatttaaggtagatcaacatatTTAAGGTGTCAATATTGGTACAGTAAACTTCAAACTTcgtcaacaaaacaaattatgatcatcaaatctgagcttttaagtaaaggaaccaaccatcattatttaaatacatattgcaaattgtgaagttggatgactacattacctACCGTGCTAAAAATCTTTCTGAATGGGTGCTAGTgtctgggatgcacaagaaaagaaaccaaaaagccactctgccAACATCCtcacatccttttttatttacaatttcctCACTGCTGCTAGTCACAACACTCATTTTCACAAGTAATTGACCTAGGGTGGCAATGACACAACCCAACCAGAGTCCGTTCACATGTTGCGTCTAAAAGCATGTGAAAAGTGCGCAAAAACCTGGCGTCTCTCGTAAGATGACCATCAACCTGTTTCTCAGTGGAAgacaaacggacaaaccattgctgcagttccgttacaagttttatataaagaaagatttaaaaaacactgtagtgTTCGGGTGCTCTGTTTGTCTGAGGTACTTAGTCTGCCATCATTACTGAAATGCGTATCTTTCATACAAAATGTAAAGCTGCTTGGTTAGTTCTAGTCACATGAATTGCAGTGCACTGGTGGCACTCTAGATGTTTTCTACTAGGTGTGCAAGGAAAATGTGAGTGGGTCACGTGCGCACCGCTTGCACACCATTTGTGCGTTGCTCTCTATTTGCATGCACAAGCCGTGCACCTCGATTGGAAATAACCCTAAGTTTATTGGCATTCCTTTCAAGGCGTGTGCtcagcagacacattttaataaaactatagcacttcataccaaaactttcagcctgatcttacaaggaaattgtatgattttaaaaaggaggtgtggcacccaaccccacccctaaacccaaccctcattgtGGAATAAGCAAATGGTATGAAATTTTTTGAATGAGATAAtaagaattcatacaaattagccatggaatcaaaaagttacaaattatcGTGATATTGTGTTGGAAATTTCATACGAAActtttttatcgttattgacagTGGTGGTCAGTCAATAAATACTAATACCGTTTTATCTGTCCAACCCTAACACCTTCcaaattattttagatttgaattattttatattttatataatactgTCCTACCAATTCACATGTGAACAACGGATGCATAATGCCATATAAATGAGTattattctttaaattttaaaaaagtaacatcTCTATTTTGTGTTTGTACTATACATAAAGTATTCATATAGCTTTATAAATGACTGATTAAATCACTGAAGTCAGACAGGTTTCcatgctgttttttaaagaaaaaagtctTTCAggtttctttaaagggcacctatggagaaaaatctacttttcaagctgtttggacagaaatgtgtgcaagtatagtgtataaactgtcatattggggtgaaataaacacacccagtccttttttttcaaatttaacaacataaaaatggtggaccaattggagcggttttcagatcgaccgcaactttacgtaggagtaaaggagcccaccaatattgattgacagctgcgcgcattaacatgtccggtagtcacgtgtataatcatatcatcaagagaggaagAGAGGACGAGCatccgggaataaaaggtgtgttcagttcgctaggatcatcaatcatcatcaaatgtgatcaagtttaaaatgttttaaatcagagcacgtgtgtaatgaattacagcgattcacttcagatgcacttaatcagcacagccgcgtgtcagaacaattataaaggaagaagctttaatcgcggtttgtggacgttaaatcaggtttattttgtacattaatataagagatatccatacagcagtggatattaccagtatcatgtcacatatgcatgcaaaacgagtgcaaagcttaacgtgctgtctctctctctctctctctctctctctctctctctctctctctgtgtgtgtgtctgcgtgtctgagctatgtgtgtgtgtgtgtgtatgtgtgtgtgtgtgtgtgtgtctgcgtgtctgagctatgtgtgtgtgtgtgtgtgtgtatatgtgtctgtgctatgtgtttgtgtccttgctgtgtgtgtgcgtgaactttgtaatgacattgtgtgtgactcattgttgcaaatccacaaaaaaaatgcatcaaatactgattgttaaagttcttactgtagtatttctcacacacgttaggtgagatctgcttcctgaggcagcaaGGGCGGTGATTGCTGAcgggcatgtgggaacggtgggcgaggaggactagccttaacgggccagtacaaaaaacagcaaaacctttttttcagctatagacacttcaaacagctataataaaaaatctgatgggtgttttgagctgaaactttacagacacattctggggacacaaaagacttatattaaatatgaaaaaaggggtaacctatgtgccctttaaaatatcttatgttTAACAAACATACAGCATGTGtatggaatgacatgagggtgagtaaatgacacttTTCATTGACACTAATCTATCTCTTTTCCGCTAAAAATTATGCAGCGAATGAGCCATGCAAAAATACAATAAGCTTTGTGgttacttttaatatgaaacaaGTTTCCTGTGTGACTGTGACAATTTATTTATCTACAGCCCCCAGCCCTAAATGAAGATAATATTTTTGgataaaaataatttagaaattttctaaataaattcaCATTACTATAAACTTTACACAAACATATTATTATCTTTTGATGTTCTATGCAACATATTCAGATTGGTCACATGAATTCCTACACTGTCTAATAAAAACTTTGGTTTGAATGTGACTTTAACTTGAGCCACTATTCAACCATATCTACTCTAATGACAACAGAAAAGACCACATCCAAAAGcacaataaattatttttaaaacaattgactGTTTTAAACAATGAACACTTATTGACTTAATTCATATAAAAATTACCCTCTCAggaattatacatatatatacttttaaaaccCCCCATAGTATGACATTTAAGCACATACCTGTATTGATGAATGTCCTCAAAGGACTTGGTGTTATTGATGGCAAACACACAGAGGAAGCCCTCGCCCGTTCTCATGTACTGGTCCCTCATGGCACTGTACTCCTCCTGACCTGcagtgtccaagatgtccaatAGACATGTCTCCCCATCAATCACCACCTGCTTTCTGTAGGAGTCCTGCACAAAGATGCCCGGTCAAATCGACATCAAACTCAAGCTGTATCAACAAAacattttccctctttttttcccaatattcttTTGTAATTACACAGCCACCAAATTTGaggtatttaaataacttttcaaAAAATGTGCCCAATAAACAACTTTGGGGATTAAGGTACAAAGAGTGAAAGACAAGTCAGTGATTGTAGAGATTGTTGAGCTTTGCCCCAGCAGTCATATAAACATGCGTCTCTGTGCTTATGTGTGAgcacacagtgatttcagccATAAAAAGGACATTGTCTATTCAGAGTCGGGTGTGGTGGGAAAACAGAACAGAAACAGGCAAGGAAATGTATAAACTTTGAACACATACATCCCTTAATATGGAAGCACTAGCAGGCCTATGGTTAATTCCTGTGGTTTATTTGACACTGAATTTAGAAGAAAAACTGAAAGGTGGCATCAGATTTAAGTTGGCACCCAACGCTGTTGTGATTCTGACAAAATATAACATCACTAAACAattgttgttacatttttttataatatgttATCTACTTATTCTAATAGTCCTGTCTGTAAACATATGAATTATTTCAATCTACCTAAACAAAAAcccattatattttacattagatgCAATAtctcaatgtaaacacacacacattacctcTATAGTAGGATCGTATTCATCCACAAAGTGgttctggataagttggatgGTGAGAGCACTTTTGCCCACACCTCCTGCACCCACCACCACCAGTTTATATTCCGTCATTCCTCCACTCCGCTTCAGCCTCTCACCACACCTAAGGAGAAATCAGCTCCCGAATCAATACAAACAATCATCCCACTGACTGTATTCATGTTCAGTGATTTTTTTCAGTTCTtaaacatacaaagaaaacaaaatgtagGGATGGGGAGTCGACTCCAAAAGAGTCGATTGCTCAACTCTCAATGGACCTAGTACCTAAATCGACTCCAGGAATGGAATTGACTCCCAGAGTCTGTTTATTCAAATCCTTCTGAATGAAGCTGATACATGCTACAGTTATAATGTTCATTCTCGAGCACGATAAACACTGAAGGCACCCGTTTTGAATGCATGCTCACACGTTTTATGCGTTTGCTTTTGAATTTTGCGACCACGAGCACTCTAGAATAATATAAATAGTGCTGCAGGATGAAGTTTGAATTCACTTTCAAATTCCTACGAAACACACCTTTTTGCAATTTGGTTTTAAAGATGATCTGCCTGCAATGTCAAGTTTGCTGTATTATACATTAAATTTGGCATATGTGTGTAAAACTACAACTATGTGTGTAAAACTAAAACTGCAGGTAAAACTAAGATGTTATTGGTTGCTGCTCTATGCTCAAGTAAAATTTTTAACCTTTGCCTAGGcatattttacaaattaattaattcattaatcaaAAAAACACTAATCATAATGACAAAAGTAGCCaagatttattttttcacaaaatctgacaaaacatgttgtgtttttttttttttgtttcttttgtttttggcCCTGGATGCACTTAATTTCACCTCTAATATTTCGGCAattcttcttgtttattttataaataaatacaaattacatacattaaaaaattaagatacaatttataacaaacaaaatttgtttcaaaaaaaaTATAGCCAAAGCTAAGTGTTCAAAAACAGGTCTGACTCACTCCTTTTCTTCCGGCGTATGGCGTTCTATTAACACATCCTTATTTAAAATtgcacaaaacaaacagtgatatttcaaagtaaagtaaaaggctatttaaaagtacacattaaaaaaatctaatttacgaGCAATATGAtatgtgtcacgatcaccagccaTCATACTttcatagatcgctggatctcactccCAATcgttatggactacaaatctgcttgtaaatggactacatattcagtcatgccacacacacactcacacctgctccaagtctctactcaCCACCTGAGGAtagtcaaagactgattacaaacaccatttaagcagcacacacactcacttcctggtcgagtcttgtttacctgtaaagtgacaattcaacgcgttttccttagtcttgtttctccatgttttgacccttgccaagtttgtcagTTTGTCCCTATTCACTGTCTGCcaaccgacctctcgcctgttatagtgactacgattgtGGATTTGTCTTTATTCAACtctttgcacctgtgttgacccttgcttgcctgactaccgaataaacctgcacttggatc
This window contains:
- the hrasa gene encoding HRas proto-oncogene, GTPase a; this encodes MTEYKLVVVGAGGVGKSALTIQLIQNHFVDEYDPTIEDSYRKQVVIDGETCLLDILDTAGQEEYSAMRDQYMRTGEGFLCVFAINNTKSFEDIHQYREQIKRVKDSDDVPMVLVGNKCDLPARTVDTRQAQELARSYGIPFIETSAKTRQGVEDAFYTLVREIRQHKMRKLNPPDESGQDCMSCRCVVS